From Xylanibacter oryzae DSM 17970, a single genomic window includes:
- a CDS encoding DHA2 family efflux MFS transporter permease subunit has protein sequence MQNNVTTSNAEYPTGIVRIIIVGTCIVASLLAIIDSTVVNVSLRHIAGSIGASTTDVAWVITAFAISNVIIIPLSGMLAELFGTKNYFTASILIFTLASFMCGNSSELWELVLWRFIQGLGGGALMTQSQTILVASYPPEKLGIASVIYGMGIAAGPALGPTLGGFITDNYSWHWIFYINVPLGILAAVTSWLTIPNDKNYQRKGNIDWWGILFLSVGIGSLQYVLEEGNSKNWFDSNIIILFSLIAAVGLIAFVYTEMIQKIPAVNIRLLKHRNLSIGIMFNFIIGAILYIAVYTFPLMAQINLGWTATISGMSLMPGAILSTVGMIFSQKAIDRGVDPKLLIICGFLCTFIFGTWMSFQSEGSSYSGLFVPLLFRGLGIGLFMLPVIMMSIQGLTGADLGQGAGLGNMAKQLGGAVGLALIGTHISDAQAMYQSQLSSNINIYSNNANETMQGVSHMLQSSGMSTGTADGICNTLLGSEVLRNSELLSYLSSFRMLAVISLVSLFFMFFLKKRIKTSKNESND, from the coding sequence ATGCAAAATAATGTTACAACTTCAAATGCCGAGTACCCAACCGGAATTGTCAGGATTATTATCGTAGGTACATGCATCGTTGCTTCGTTACTGGCCATCATAGATTCGACAGTTGTCAACGTTTCACTACGACATATAGCAGGAAGTATCGGTGCCTCAACTACTGATGTAGCGTGGGTAATCACCGCATTTGCCATCTCTAATGTCATCATTATTCCTCTAAGCGGAATGCTCGCCGAATTGTTTGGAACGAAAAATTATTTTACAGCGTCGATTCTAATCTTCACGCTAGCCTCGTTCATGTGCGGCAATTCAAGCGAATTATGGGAACTCGTATTGTGGCGATTTATACAGGGACTTGGCGGAGGTGCTCTGATGACACAGTCGCAAACCATTCTGGTAGCATCTTATCCTCCTGAAAAACTAGGCATAGCGAGTGTCATTTATGGTATGGGCATTGCAGCCGGTCCTGCTCTCGGTCCTACCCTTGGTGGATTCATAACCGACAATTATTCATGGCATTGGATATTTTATATCAATGTACCTCTGGGCATATTGGCAGCCGTCACATCATGGTTGACGATACCTAACGATAAGAATTACCAACGAAAGGGAAATATTGACTGGTGGGGCATTCTCTTTCTCTCCGTCGGGATAGGTAGTCTGCAATATGTGCTCGAAGAGGGCAACTCAAAGAACTGGTTTGACAGTAATATCATCATCCTGTTCAGCCTCATCGCGGCAGTTGGCCTCATCGCTTTCGTATACACAGAAATGATACAGAAAATACCGGCCGTGAACATCCGACTCTTAAAGCACCGCAACTTGTCTATCGGCATCATGTTCAACTTTATCATAGGTGCCATACTCTATATTGCGGTGTATACATTCCCGCTGATGGCTCAAATCAACCTTGGTTGGACCGCCACAATCAGTGGAATGTCACTTATGCCGGGAGCGATCCTGTCTACCGTAGGAATGATTTTCTCGCAGAAGGCGATCGACCGTGGTGTAGACCCTAAACTACTTATAATATGCGGATTCTTATGTACATTCATCTTCGGCACGTGGATGAGTTTCCAGTCAGAAGGCTCATCATATTCAGGTCTGTTTGTTCCGCTTCTCTTCAGAGGTCTCGGCATAGGTCTGTTTATGCTGCCGGTAATCATGATGTCAATACAAGGTTTGACCGGAGCCGACCTTGGTCAGGGTGCGGGATTGGGCAATATGGCTAAGCAATTGGGCGGAGCTGTAGGTCTGGCGCTTATAGGAACTCACATATCAGATGCACAGGCCATGTATCAGTCGCAGTTGTCGTCTAACATCAACATATATTCTAACAACGCCAACGAAACTATGCAAGGTGTATCGCACATGCTGCAAAGTTCGGGAATGAGCACCGGCACTGCCGACGGCATATGCAACACTTTGTTAGGAT
- a CDS encoding HlyD family secretion protein, whose protein sequence is MKALNMKSKKMLMAAIAVGVVVLCSGSVIAYDGWCQESTDDAYIDGNIIPLRTAVTGYVSKVMFQDNQKVTKGDTVVVFDTVGLKSQIMQAEAQVVSAQTELESCKKQILASKYGETTADFNAGSAKENVSQVKVKVWQAQKDFQRIEKMYKSGAATQQTYDNMKATWQIAKAQERASDKQFNAMATQESTTRLQTNIHCTQLKQALAHIKQAYAQLTQAKDQYKHAFVTAPCNGIISKKNVEPGQFVPSGTALASLISTSDIWITANFKETQLDDMKAGQTAVIKIDAYPGLRLKGKIESFCAATSNKFSLLPAENATGNFIKITQRIPVRIKIANNNENKSLLPGMNAVVSVKTK, encoded by the coding sequence ATGAAAGCTTTAAATATGAAATCTAAAAAGATGTTGATGGCAGCAATAGCAGTGGGAGTTGTCGTCTTGTGTTCGGGATCTGTAATAGCATACGACGGCTGGTGCCAGGAGTCGACCGACGATGCCTATATTGACGGGAATATCATTCCATTGCGAACTGCCGTCACAGGATATGTCAGCAAGGTTATGTTTCAGGATAACCAGAAAGTAACAAAAGGAGATACCGTAGTGGTGTTCGACACTGTGGGATTGAAATCTCAGATAATGCAGGCCGAGGCTCAGGTGGTATCTGCCCAGACCGAACTGGAATCATGCAAGAAACAAATATTGGCTTCAAAATACGGTGAGACTACAGCCGATTTCAATGCAGGCTCTGCCAAAGAGAATGTTTCGCAGGTCAAGGTAAAAGTGTGGCAGGCACAAAAGGATTTTCAGCGAATAGAGAAGATGTACAAGTCGGGAGCTGCCACCCAACAGACTTATGATAACATGAAGGCTACATGGCAGATAGCAAAGGCACAGGAGAGGGCTTCCGACAAACAGTTTAACGCCATGGCCACACAAGAGTCGACCACCCGTCTTCAAACTAATATACACTGCACTCAACTAAAGCAGGCGCTTGCTCATATCAAGCAGGCTTATGCCCAACTTACTCAGGCTAAAGACCAGTACAAACATGCTTTTGTAACAGCTCCGTGCAACGGCATTATATCTAAAAAGAATGTTGAACCGGGACAGTTCGTACCATCGGGCACAGCACTGGCTTCACTAATCAGTACATCTGATATCTGGATAACGGCGAATTTCAAAGAGACCCAACTAGACGATATGAAAGCCGGACAGACTGCCGTAATTAAGATTGACGCTTATCCGGGACTTAGACTGAAGGGCAAGATAGAAAGCTTCTGTGCTGCCACAAGCAATAAGTTCTCTTTGTTACCGGCCGAGAACGCAACCGGCAATTTCATAAAGATAACACAGAGGATTCCGGTACGCATCAAAATAGCCAATAATAACGAAAACAAATCACTCTTGCCGGGAATGAATGCCGTGGTATCTGTAAAAACAAAATAA
- a CDS encoding TolC family protein: protein MNALKEKIIFGKWIVLIAGIIYPMFACSQACRHYTLDELISSAYQKYPYANRLDLIKRQGSESAKAIDTEWLTHVSASVKSSYQSEISAINIPQDIEDKFGINIDGGKKLQYQGGLSVSQLIYDGGTGSIKKRINNLDYSTRTNQVKSQMLQVEDAIDNLFENILLTKEQIKAVQFKRTDLELRKKDVSTAIQNGISLKTDMQEIEANIIQLNQQETEYRMSLRQQYITLSSFVQQPIDSTAVLELPGTANIIDHNYSARPDYEIFGLQLKNADCKLKELNTEFVPKLSLFANGYYGRPGLNMMDYSNHYSGIVGVSMTWNIDALYSNTHQRKLISIDKEMTRNQQSIYEIDMNRQIDNLNVDQAKNRELANSDDKIINIRSNIKDVASIQLRNGSITLTDYLIKLNDEAQAMVNKSIHHIEYLMDGAKMKTLLNRNN from the coding sequence ATGAATGCGTTAAAAGAAAAAATCATTTTCGGCAAATGGATTGTATTAATCGCCGGGATCATTTACCCCATGTTCGCCTGTTCTCAGGCATGCAGGCACTACACATTAGATGAACTAATTAGTTCGGCATATCAGAAATACCCTTATGCCAATCGGTTGGATTTAATAAAAAGACAAGGCAGCGAGTCGGCCAAAGCCATTGACACAGAATGGCTCACACATGTATCTGCATCGGTCAAGAGTTCTTATCAATCTGAAATTTCGGCTATTAATATACCGCAAGATATTGAAGACAAATTCGGCATTAATATTGATGGTGGTAAAAAGCTGCAATACCAAGGCGGACTGTCTGTATCTCAACTTATTTACGACGGAGGTACAGGTTCTATTAAGAAGAGAATCAACAATTTAGACTATAGTACGAGGACTAATCAGGTAAAATCTCAGATGCTGCAGGTAGAAGATGCTATTGACAATTTGTTTGAGAACATCTTGCTTACCAAGGAACAAATCAAAGCGGTTCAATTCAAACGGACTGATTTGGAATTAAGAAAGAAAGATGTCTCAACGGCCATCCAGAATGGGATATCTCTAAAGACTGATATGCAAGAAATAGAAGCAAATATTATCCAACTAAATCAGCAGGAGACGGAGTATCGCATGTCGCTACGCCAACAGTATATCACACTATCCTCTTTCGTACAGCAACCTATCGACTCTACGGCAGTGCTTGAACTTCCCGGTACAGCAAATATCATTGACCATAATTATTCGGCACGCCCAGATTATGAAATATTCGGTTTACAGCTCAAGAATGCGGATTGCAAACTGAAAGAACTCAATACAGAATTCGTGCCGAAATTATCACTTTTTGCCAACGGATATTATGGGCGCCCAGGTCTGAATATGATGGATTATTCTAATCACTATTCAGGAATCGTAGGCGTATCTATGACATGGAATATTGACGCATTATACAGCAATACACACCAACGAAAGTTAATATCTATTGACAAGGAAATGACTAGAAATCAACAGTCTATCTACGAGATCGACATGAATAGACAAATAGATAATCTGAATGTCGATCAGGCTAAAAACCGAGAGTTGGCCAATAGTGATGATAAGATTATAAACATACGTTCTAACATAAAAGATGTAGCGTCAATACAGTTGAGAAACGGTTCGATAACGCTAACAGATTATCTAATAAAACTGAATGACGAGGCTCAGGCTATGGTCAACAAGTCTATCCATCACATTGAGTACTTAATGGACGGAGCAAAAATGAAAACTTTACTGAATAGGAACAATTAA
- a CDS encoding TetR/AcrR family transcriptional regulator: MTKSKDNNTEERILAAAKEIFLRDGLQGARMQDIADMASINRSMLHYYFRDKEMLSHETMKSVISQFIKTFKENLNSDISFKEKVRNYIATEVDFAYNNPNMLIFGLHEASKDPDFFKKIVNNKRSTNFRKQVKEAYENGEITTKDSEEFVITVSSLCMFPFIAGPLYMMIFRWDEEKWESYRNVLKKNLPKMIEQVITK, from the coding sequence ATGACTAAAAGCAAAGACAACAATACAGAAGAAAGAATTTTGGCCGCCGCCAAAGAGATCTTTTTGAGAGATGGCCTACAGGGAGCACGCATGCAAGACATCGCTGACATGGCCTCTATCAACAGGTCTATGCTACATTATTATTTCAGAGACAAAGAAATGTTATCTCATGAAACAATGAAATCTGTTATCTCGCAATTTATCAAGACCTTTAAGGAGAATCTTAACTCTGACATCTCGTTTAAGGAAAAGGTAAGAAACTATATTGCCACTGAGGTGGATTTTGCTTACAACAACCCAAACATGCTGATTTTTGGTCTTCATGAGGCGTCAAAAGATCCCGATTTCTTTAAGAAGATTGTGAATAACAAACGTAGTACTAACTTTAGGAAACAAGTAAAAGAGGCATACGAAAATGGAGAAATAACAACTAAAGATTCAGAGGAGTTCGTCATTACAGTTTCTAGCCTTTGCATGTTCCCTTTCATAGCCGGACCACTGTATATGATGATTTTCAGATGGGATGAAGAGAAATGGGAAAGTTACCGCAACGTTCTGAAAAAGAATTTGCCCAAAATGATAGAACAAGTTATAACCAAATAG